A region of Anolis carolinensis isolate JA03-04 unplaced genomic scaffold, rAnoCar3.1.pri scaffold_7, whole genome shotgun sequence DNA encodes the following proteins:
- the lcn15 gene encoding lipocalin-15 isoform X2, producing the protein MALLVLGFILPGAAQMPSGIPLQPGFDYKKLEGLWQRLALVAQGTEPIILGPEIQVFPLRKGDLSVGRNIVVRLTCRFIDFRYRNTGRSGVFNVFHANGDLSTVHVVDTDYSDYLVLHTEMAGECSLSLYARGTEMSDRMKKKFEDYVRSLGFSKADIKYQGKDDQCPLSQPPLENHP; encoded by the exons ATGGCGCTGCTGGTCCTGGGCTTCATCCTCCCTGGGGCGGCCCAGATGCCCTCCGGGATCCCGCTCCAGCCGGGCTTCGACTACAAGAAG CTGGAGGGTCTGTGGCAGCGCCTGGCCCTGGTGGCGCAAGGGACGGAGCCCATCATCCTGGGCCCCGAGATCCAGGTCTTCCCTCTGCGCAAAGGAGACCTCTCCGTCGGGAGGAACATCGTGGT GAGGCTCACGTGCCGCTTCATCGATTTCCGATATCGGAACACCGGCCGTTCCGGAGTATTTAATGTCTTCC ATGCTAATGGTGATCTGAGTACCGTCCATGTGGTGGACACCGACTACAGCGACTACCTGGTGCTCCATACAGAGATGGCCGGTGAATGCTCTCTGTCCCTTTATG CCAGGGGAACTGAAATGTCGGACCGGATGAAGAAGAAATTTGAGGATTACGTCCGCTCTTTGGGATTCTCTAAAGCGGATATCAAGTACCAAGGGAAAGATG ATCAATGCCCTCTTTCTCAGCCTCCTTTGGAAAACCATCCTTGA
- the lcn15 gene encoding lipocalin-15 isoform X1 has translation MGYVVQPSPGRRGSRPRETTTPRIPKGVSHTRLRHGPHPLGNRSSQGVSQWVFPPLPPQLEGLWQRLALVAQGTEPIILGPEIQVFPLRKGDLSVGRNIVVRLTCRFIDFRYRNTGRSGVFNVFHANGDLSTVHVVDTDYSDYLVLHTEMAGECSLSLYARGTEMSDRMKKKFEDYVRSLGFSKADIKYQGKDDQCPLSQPPLENHP, from the exons ATGGGATATGTAGTGCAGCCCTCGCCAGGCAGAAGGGGCTCAAGACCCCgggaaaccacaactcccagaatcccaaaggGTGTGTCCCACACTAGATTGCGCCATGGGCCCCATCCTTTGGGGAACCGCAGCTCCCAGGGTGTCTCTCAATGGGTTTTTCCCCCTTTGCCTCCGCAGCTGGAGGGTCTGTGGCAGCGCCTGGCCCTGGTGGCGCAAGGGACGGAGCCCATCATCCTGGGCCCCGAGATCCAGGTCTTCCCTCTGCGCAAAGGAGACCTCTCCGTCGGGAGGAACATCGTGGT GAGGCTCACGTGCCGCTTCATCGATTTCCGATATCGGAACACCGGCCGTTCCGGAGTATTTAATGTCTTCC ATGCTAATGGTGATCTGAGTACCGTCCATGTGGTGGACACCGACTACAGCGACTACCTGGTGCTCCATACAGAGATGGCCGGTGAATGCTCTCTGTCCCTTTATG CCAGGGGAACTGAAATGTCGGACCGGATGAAGAAGAAATTTGAGGATTACGTCCGCTCTTTGGGATTCTCTAAAGCGGATATCAAGTACCAAGGGAAAGATG ATCAATGCCCTCTTTCTCAGCCTCCTTTGGAAAACCATCCTTGA
- the paxx gene encoding protein PAXX, whose amino-acid sequence MALQGRLQVLDAEEGRGRCLLFLEGKPRSRILVTDAHDFWSLGAVASEAKEDSLKGGSGSSDISRLREALALGRSPSVTLGDPTATLRLPGVTLDLEKAPPAEARKELQGLMFALAEKVQALEQRLQEVLAASPVSSPGKSSSRSIFAAADLSPAKPAAGSGQPLARKRLPGESLINPGFKRKKDPTGVDFEDP is encoded by the exons ATGGCGCTTCAAGGGAGGCTGCAGGTCTTGGATGCCGAAGAAGGAAGAGGACGTTGCCTGCTCTTCCTCGAAGGAAAACCCCGGAGCCGCATCTT AGTCACTGACGCTCACGACTTCTGGAGTTTGGGTGCCGTTGCCTCGGAGGCGAAGGAG GATTCTCTCAAGGGCGGCTCCGGCAGCAGCGACATCTCCAGACTCAG GGAAGCCCTGGCGCTGGGCAGGAGCCCCTCCGTGACCCTAGGCGATCCCACGGCCACCCTCCGGCTCCCGGGCGTGACGCTGGACCTCGAGAAGGCCCCGCCGGCAGAGGCACGGAAGGAGCTGCAAGGGCTGATGTTCGCGTTGGCAGAAAAGGTCCAGGCCTTGGAGCAACGCCTGCAAG AGGTTTTGGCCGCTTCACCAGTCAGCAGCCCTGGAAAGTCCAGCTCAAGAAGCATTTTTGCAGCAGCAG aTCTAAGTCCCGCAAAGCCAGCGGCCGGATCCGGGCAACCGTTGGCCAGAAAGCGGCTTCCGGGAGAATCGCTCATTAACCCTGGATTCAAAAG GAAGAAGGACCCGACTGGAGTGGATTTCGAAGACCCTTGA
- the clic3 gene encoding chloride intracellular channel protein 3 has translation MEGVPGGAKAGEHPRSLRILPGQLSPMPPSRRVPCPQRPLPSRAPSLPGAWVGEGPWPGPRGRGPEAEEGGGAFWRVCLLFYKSQRQQQAPSPPLCLLFGKTATAAARRRRMAAAAVVTTSEEESPKLQLFVKASDDGETIGHCPFCQRLFMILLLKGVPFTLTTVDTKRSLDVLKAFAPGAQLPVLLYEGEPKTDTLRIEEFLEETLGPPDYPTLLPRYKESSLAGNDVFLRFSAFIKNPVPSQDEALHRNLLKALWRLDKYLNTPLDYELVRDPLLTVSRRRFLDGDQMTLADCALLPKLNIVHVVCQHFRQCGIPKDLRGVWRYLESAAEVKEFKYTCPNSQEILQAYSAVVRPLKQPE, from the exons ATGGAGGGGGTCCCAGGGGGAGCCAAGGCAGGGGAGCATCCCCGCAGCCTGCGAATCCTGCCTGGGCAGCTGAGCCCGATGCCGCCGTCCAGGAGGGTGCCCTGTCCCCAGCGTCCCCTTCCCTCCCGGGCCCCGTCCCTCCCAGGTGCCTGGGTGGGCGAGGGGCCCTGGCCGGGTCCCAGAGGGCGTGGCCCCGAGGCGGAGGAGGGAGGCGGGGCCTTCTGGCGGGTGTGCCTTCTCTTTTACAAGAGCCAGCGACAGCAGCAGGCACCCAGCCCTCCGCTCTGCCTCCTCTTCGGGAAGACGGCCACTGCCgcggccaggaggaggaggatggcggCGGCTGCTGTGGTAACCACCTCCGAGGAGGAGAGCCCCAAGCTCCAGCTGTTTGTTAAG GCCAGTGACGACGGAGAGACCATTGGGCACTGTCCCTTCTGCCAGCGGCTCTTCATGATCCTGCTCCTGAAAGGGGTCCCCTTCACGCTGACCACCGTGGACACCAAGCG GTCCCTGGACGTCCTGAAGGCCTTTGCACCTGGGGCCCAGTTGCCGGTGCTTCTCTATGAAGGGGAGCCCAAAACGGACACCCTCCGCATCGAGGAGTTCCTGGAGGAGACCCTGGGACCGCCTGA CTACCCCACTCTGCTGCCGAGATACAAAGAGTCCTCCCTGGCCGGGAATGACGTCTTCCTCCGCTTCTCGGCCTTCATCAAGAACCCCGTTCCTTCCCAGGATGAAG CTCTGCACCGGAACCTGCTGAAGGCCCTTTGGCGGCTGGACAAGTACCTGAACACCCCGCTGGACTACGAACTGGTGCGCGACCCCTTGCTGACCGTCTCCCGCCGGCGCTTCCTGGACGGGGACCAGATGACCCTGGCCGACTGCGCCCTCCTCCCCAAACTCAACATCGTCCAC GTCGTGTGCCAGCATTTCCGCCAATGCGGGATCCCCAAGGACCTGCGGGGAGTCTGGCGCTACCTGGAGAGCGCTGCCGAGGTCAAGGAGTTCAAGTACACCTGCCCCAACAGCCAGGAGATCCTGCAGGCCTACAGTGCTGTGGTCCGGCCCCTGAAGCAGCCAGAATAG